The following proteins are co-located in the Apium graveolens cultivar Ventura chromosome 5, ASM990537v1, whole genome shotgun sequence genome:
- the LOC141660697 gene encoding RING-H2 finger protein ATL73-like has product MVHLRRLLVGAEQSMPPASDNYVVQKHNLDQTKFDTNMVIILAALLCALLCALGLNSIIRFVLRCTHRFGTETRQQAAARLATTGVKKRTLRKIPIAIYGSEVKLSATECPICLAEFVKGEKVRVLPKCNHGFHVKCIDTWLESHSSCPNCRHSLLERSTSRVADESSVAQPSDSNSSGHQQPSILTVVTQV; this is encoded by the coding sequence ATGGTTCATTTACGCCGCCTTCTTGTTGGTGCTGAGCAAAGCATGCCACCAGCCAGTGACAATTATGTTGTACAAAAGCATAACCTCGATCAGACGAAATTCGACACCAACATGGTGATAATATTAGCTGCTTTACTATGTGCACTATTATGTGCACTAGGACTAAACTCAATTATTCGTTTCGTACTACGTTGTACTCATAGGTTTGGCACTGAGACACGACAACAAGCTGCGGCTCGGTTAGCTACTACAGGAGTAAAAAAGCGAACTCTTAGAAAGATTCCGATAGCTATTTATGGATCAGAAGTGAAGTTATCAGCCACCGAATGTCCTATTTGTCTAGCGGAATTTGTAAAAGGAGAGAAAGTTCGTGTTCTGCCAAAATGCAATCATGGTTTTCATGTCAAGTGCATAGACACTTGGCTGGAGTCACATTCGTCATGCCCAAATTGTCGTCATTCGTTGCTTGAACGTTCAACGTCGCGTGTTGCTGATGAAAGTTCTGTGGCCCAGCCATCGGACAGTAACAGTTCCGGCCATCAGCAACCTAGTATCCTCACTGTAGTGACACAAGTTTAA